Proteins encoded in a region of the Labrus mixtus chromosome 19, fLabMix1.1, whole genome shotgun sequence genome:
- the rnpc3 gene encoding RNA-binding region-containing protein 3 — translation MERNDEQVQTNGSKTLLVRHLPAELTQEEKEDLLKYFGADSVRVFSNTGRLKHAAFASFKSERSAAKALSRLHQLEVLDRTLVVEFAKGQDHVTVLTDPPVSSSGKNIKAEQKKQEAKQLNIPLIETGVAPDLGLKFPSSPTLKYLYPPPSNGVLTNITHALISVPKFYVQVLHLMNKMNLPCPFGPVTTRPPLYEFLPPAPPIPMPPPFPPDFPPLPEEEMELSSEEESEYESEDDEDKERIVRLMGLVNQACKRPLRPKTASKRKKPRIKDLLYAPKPDSQSAPTLQPSDVFEQPQPAGPKKIEFHISVPEVAAMMEGSGRGQPDDAGKDGDERDVSQEGTEAEGFGKLYPTAPTSQQQEEHSDDEHDLTSDIISRKELEKGRLSRDEIKRMSVYKNYEPGEPTCRLYVKNIAKQAAEKDLKYIYGRYINPSSEEERNMFDIVLMKEGRMKGQAFVGLPSEQSAEKALRETNGYVLFDKPLVVQFARSARPKADNTETKRGAKQR, via the exons ATGGAGAGGAATGACGAGCAGGTCCAAACTAACGGCAGCAAAACGCTGCTTGTGCGCCATTTACCAGCTGAGCTCacgcaggaggagaaggaagaccTCCTGAAGTATTTTGGAGCTGATTCAGTCCGGGTCTTCTCAAACACAGGTCGATTG AAACACGCAGCCTTTGCATCCTTTAAAAGTGAGAGGTCTGCAGCAAAG GCGCTCAGCAGGCTCCATCAGTTAGAGGTTCTTGATCGTACGCTTGTTGTAGAGTTTGCAAAAGGACAGGATCATGTGACTGTATTAACGGACCCACCAGTGTCGAGCAG TGGTAAAAATATTAAAGCGgagcagaagaaacaagaagCCAAACAGCTAAATATTCCTCTTATAGAGACCGGCGTCGCTCCTGACCTCGG gCTGAAATTCCCTTCCAGTCCCACTCTGAAATATTTATATCCTCCTCCTTCTAATGGCGTCCTGACAAATATAACACATGCTCTCATCAGTGTGCCAAAGTTTTATGTTCAA GTACTCCATCTGATGAACAAGATGAATTTACCATGTCCATTTGGCCCCGTCACTACCAGACCCCCCCTG TATGAGTTCCTGCCTCCTGCCCCGCCCATCCCCATGCCTCCCCCATTCCCTCCTGACTTCCCCCCTTTAcctgaggaggagatggagctgTCCAGTGAGGAAGAATCAGAGTATGAGAGTGAGGACGACGAGGACAAGGAGAG GATTGTTCGTCTGATGGGTCTGGTCAACCAAGCGTGCAAGAGACCCCTGAGACCAAAAACAGcttcaaagagaaagaaacccAGGATCAAGGATCTGCTCTATGCTCCCAAACCAGACTCTCAGAG TGCTCCGACGCTGCAGCCCTCTGACGTGTTTGAGCAGCCTCAACCCGCCGGGCCCAAGAAAATTGAGTTCCACATTTCGGTTCCTGAGGTGGCAGCCATGATGGAGGGAAGTGGGCGGGGTCAGCCTGATGATGCTGGCAAAG ATGGTGACGAGAGGGATGTCAGTCAGGAGGGGACAGAAGCCGAGGGTTTTGGGAAGCTTTATCCCACCGCCCCGAcgtcacagcagcaggaggagcacaGTGACGACGAGCACGACCTGACGTCGGACATCATCTCCAGGAAGGAGCTGGAGAAAGGCCGCCTGTCAAGAGACG AGATAAAAAGGATGTCCGTGTATAAAAATTATGAACCTGGAGAGCCCACCTGCAGACTTTACGTGAAGAATATCGCCAAACAAGCGGCGGAGAAA GACCTGAAGTACATCTACGGGCGCTACATCAACCCGtcgtcagaggaggagaggaacat GTTTGACATTGTGTTAATGAAGGAGGGCCGGATGAAAGGACAGGCCTTCGTAGGACTCCCCAGTGAGCAGAGTGCGGAGAAAGCCCTGCGGGAAACCAACGGCTATGTTCTGTTTGACAAACCCCTCGTCGTG CAATTTGCCAGATCTGCACGACCGAaagcagacaacacagaaaccaaGAGAGGAGCGAAACAACGATGA